In Pirellula sp. SH-Sr6A, the DNA window GGACATCGAGCCCTACCGTGGCAGCGAGATCGTGAGCGAGTCCACTATCGGGAACCACGAGGGCTCGTCACCGCATGCTCCGAACTCTCCCGGCCTGCGTCACCGGCACTACCAACCTATTGCACGCGTTCGCATCGTTCTCCATCCTGGATCCACTCCGCCGAAAAAGACATGCTACATTGGGATAGAACCGCCACCTCCCGCGACTGGTTACATGGCATGTTGTTTGGTGCGCACCCTCGACGAATACGCCCGGGTACTGTTCGACTTTTTTCGCCATGCAGACCGATTGGGTGCCGATCAGATCGAGTGCCAACAAGTGCCAGAGATTGGGCTGGGTACCGCTCTGATGGACCGGCTCCAGCGAGCTTCTATGTCCAGCGATTGATCCCTTTTTCCCTAGCAAGATCCGCAAGAAAGTAGGTTGAGAAATTTCGGTCCCGTTTGTACGCCGCGACCTCGTGTTGCTCGCCATCACCGCCTTGGGGGGCGCATCGATTGGATTCCTTGCCCAGCTTCCTATCCGCCAAAAGCGATTGGAACACTGGCGGAGCGAACAAACCCAGCATGCGATTCACGACCTTCGCACGATCGAACGTCTTTCCCAAGAATTGGGGATCGAGCGATTGCCCCTGCTGCTCCAGGATTTGGAATTGGGAGAACTCCGATGGGAATCGGTCGATCTCGCCGAACCACCGCTTACACCGACCTGGTCGCAGGAACCAAACGGCTTCACTCGGATGCGATTGCGTCACAGCTGGATCGATTCCGACGACCAAGCCCGCAATATCATCCTCATTCGGCGATTCGAGAACTTAGAGACAAGCAAATCGATAGGCGATGGCTCGCTCAGCATCGCCCTCGGGACGATCGGAGGACTTCTCCTCGGGGGTGTCCTCCTCGTATTTCGCAAGGCCCGTGAAAGCGAAGTGAATTGGTTGCAATCCACCGCCAAGGCACTGCGAGAAGGGAAATCGAATTTGGAGAAACCGATTTCCAACTGGGTTCCCGACCGAATCGTCTATGGTGTCTATGCGATCTCGGACTCGATGAAACAGCAGATTGATAGCGTGCGTGCTTCGTACGAGAATTCATCCCGAGCGATGTCCAACATGCCGATTGGCATTCTCTCGTTCGATGAGGAATTGCGATTGAACTTCGCCAATCCGGCTGGCACCCGACTGCTGGGCATCGATCGGGCCGAGATGGGAAAAAAGATCTTGGACGTCCTGCGTATACCTGCCATCATCGATTGCGTTCAATCGACCCATGAGACAGGTCAGGCCAAGGAAATCGAATACGAACTCACCTCGGAAAAACGCTGGCTTCGAATTCGAACCCAACCTCTCCGCATCGGGCAATTGCATTCGCAAACCAAAGAGACGAACCTCCATCCGGTCCTCCTGACCGTCACCGATGAAACGCGTCTGAAGCAACTTGAAAACCTGCGCCGCGATTTCACTGCGAACGTTTCGCATGAACTCAAGACCCCGTTGTCTGCCATCAAGGCCTATGCGGAGACGCTGCAGATGGGGGCGAGCGAGGATCCTGAGGCGAGGGCACGCTTCATCGAGCGCATCAGCGAGCAAGCGACGCGACTCGATGTCTTGATCCGAGACTTGCTGCAGCTGACCCGTTTGCAGTCGCAGCCAGACAAGCCCAAGCTTTACTCACTCAAGATCTTCGATCTACTCGAAGCCGCCTTGGAAGACCATCGTCCGATCGCGGAGAAGCGGGGAGTTTCTCTGCTGCTAGATTGCGACCCTGTCATCACGGTTCGATCCGACCTGGAATCGCTTCAGACAGTTGTCAACAATTTGCTCAGCAACGCCATCCGTTACAACAAACCGGAAGGCAAGGTGCATATCCGAGTGCTCCCAGGCGCATCTACTTGTTCGGTGTTTTTTCACGACACAGGCATTGGGATTCCGCCAGGCGACATCGATCGAGTCTTCGAGCGATTTTATCGAGTCGAGAAAGCGCGATCGCAAGATCTAGGCGGGACCGGTCTTGGGCTTGCGATTGTCAAGCACGTGTGCCAATCGATCGATGCGGAGATCTCT includes these proteins:
- a CDS encoding sensor histidine kinase, with translation MLLAITALGGASIGFLAQLPIRQKRLEHWRSEQTQHAIHDLRTIERLSQELGIERLPLLLQDLELGELRWESVDLAEPPLTPTWSQEPNGFTRMRLRHSWIDSDDQARNIILIRRFENLETSKSIGDGSLSIALGTIGGLLLGGVLLVFRKARESEVNWLQSTAKALREGKSNLEKPISNWVPDRIVYGVYAISDSMKQQIDSVRASYENSSRAMSNMPIGILSFDEELRLNFANPAGTRLLGIDRAEMGKKILDVLRIPAIIDCVQSTHETGQAKEIEYELTSEKRWLRIRTQPLRIGQLHSQTKETNLHPVLLTVTDETRLKQLENLRRDFTANVSHELKTPLSAIKAYAETLQMGASEDPEARARFIERISEQATRLDVLIRDLLQLTRLQSQPDKPKLYSLKIFDLLEAALEDHRPIAEKRGVSLLLDCDPVITVRSDLESLQTVVNNLLSNAIRYNKPEGKVHIRVLPGASTCSVFFHDTGIGIPPGDIDRVFERFYRVEKARSQDLGGTGLGLAIVKHVCQSIDAEISVRSKWNEGSVFELKLPIASPELP